In Methanobacterium sp., a single window of DNA contains:
- a CDS encoding CBS domain-containing protein produces the protein MRVKEAMNNNVITITSNTRPADAFQKMYKEGVRRLFVMDEGGEPLGVVSYSDLIGVLGTIKPSAKDAVSLQITDIMSKEVMTISADDRIEDAANLMLRADISGLLVLADDKPVGVITKTDICRMVAAELLVPV, from the coding sequence ATGAGAGTTAAAGAGGCCATGAACAATAATGTTATAACCATTACTTCAAATACTCGCCCAGCAGACGCCTTTCAAAAGATGTACAAAGAGGGAGTCAGAAGGCTTTTTGTAATGGACGAGGGGGGAGAACCTTTAGGTGTTGTTTCCTATTCGGATCTCATAGGAGTTCTTGGAACCATTAAACCGTCTGCAAAAGATGCAGTTTCCCTCCAAATAACTGACATAATGTCCAAAGAAGTAATGACTATCTCTGCTGATGATAGGATTGAAGATGCTGCTAATCTTATGTTAAGGGCCGATATTTCTGGTTTATTAGTTTTAGCAGATGATAAACCAGTTGGGGTTATCACAAAGACTGATATATGTCGAATGGTCGCAGCGGAACTATTGGTGCCTGTTTAA
- a CDS encoding TrkA family potassium uptake protein translates to MHVVIMGAGRVGLTLANYLVVSGNDVTLIECSKGLCGTAAADLDALVICGNGTDVKTLEEANISDADVFVAATGCDEANLLSCILVKEYDVPKIIARLSNPDHEEAFKKVGIHDVISPELTAAGYLEKLINRPKIADLMVVGKGNAELLDITIQNSRVVGKCVGDLSPTDDYIIAAIYQNGEMHIPHDNWVLEKNEKISVLVKTSAVKKVTSVFI, encoded by the coding sequence ATGCATGTTGTAATAATGGGTGCTGGAAGAGTCGGTTTAACACTGGCTAATTATTTGGTGGTGTCTGGAAATGACGTAACTCTCATCGAGTGCAGCAAAGGGCTATGCGGCACTGCAGCAGCAGATTTAGATGCTTTGGTCATTTGTGGAAATGGTACTGATGTTAAAACCCTAGAAGAGGCTAACATCTCGGATGCTGATGTTTTTGTTGCTGCAACTGGTTGTGATGAGGCTAATTTGCTTTCATGCATCTTGGTAAAGGAATATGATGTGCCTAAGATCATTGCTAGACTTAGCAACCCTGATCATGAAGAAGCTTTTAAAAAAGTTGGGATTCATGATGTTATCAGCCCAGAACTTACAGCTGCCGGGTACCTTGAAAAACTTATAAACAGGCCTAAAATAGCTGATTTAATGGTGGTAGGCAAGGGAAATGCAGAGCTTTTGGATATAACCATCCAGAATTCAAGAGTTGTTGGGAAGTGTGTTGGTGATCTAAGTCCTACTGATGACTACATCATAGCAGCGATATATCAAAACGGTGAAATGCACATCCCCCATGATAATTGGGTTTTGGAAAAAAATGAAAAGATATCAGTTCTGGTTAAAACCAGCGCAGTTAAGAAAGTAACCTCTGTTTTTATTTGA
- the cobQ gene encoding cobyric acid synthase CobQ codes for MVPSEKTKCIMIQGTASNAGKSVLVAALCRIFSQRGFRVAPFKSQNMSLNSFTTKENREIAIAQVLQAEAAGVEPHHHMNPVLLKPKEDFTSQVIVHGKPEGDMNFYDYQHKFRKNALNAIKKSLDSLKKDYDIIVMEGAGSPAEINMLDVDLANMQIARLADADVLLVADIDKGGVFASIAGTFQLLPSIDRQRIKGVIINKFRGNLDILMPGIRQIEEIIGVPVLGVLPYDPGLKLPEEDSASLSERKYRGKGEIEVGVMRLPRISNFTDIDPLEFEKNVGVKLIEIGDEIGNIDALIIPGTRNSISDMAALEKVGFNEEIQELAKEIPVIGICGGYQMLGKKIIDKSLKESNIGSIDGMGILDMKTSFGEFDKVINQSQGTLIGNGIFKDIKGELVEGYELHEGVSQLGKSKPFLKVMKGCGNYPESGFDGAQEGLTVGTYFHGIFHNFVFRRAFTDYLRKASGLETLGYDHDEFAELKKFSIQRLSDLVENNLDMQLLEEVIHFDI; via the coding sequence ATGGTGCCTTCCGAGAAAACAAAATGTATCATGATCCAGGGAACTGCTTCCAATGCCGGGAAAAGTGTATTAGTAGCTGCTCTGTGCAGGATATTCTCCCAAAGAGGATTTAGAGTTGCTCCCTTTAAATCTCAAAACATGTCTCTCAACTCGTTCACCACCAAAGAAAACAGGGAAATCGCCATAGCACAAGTGCTTCAAGCTGAAGCTGCTGGGGTTGAACCCCATCATCATATGAATCCTGTTCTCCTCAAACCTAAAGAAGACTTCACTTCACAAGTCATAGTACATGGGAAACCTGAGGGGGATATGAATTTTTATGATTATCAACATAAGTTCCGGAAAAATGCGCTTAATGCCATAAAAAAATCTTTAGACTCTCTAAAAAAAGATTATGACATTATAGTAATGGAAGGAGCCGGATCACCTGCTGAAATAAACATGTTAGACGTGGATCTAGCCAACATGCAGATCGCACGTTTGGCTGATGCTGACGTGCTTTTAGTGGCTGACATTGACAAAGGTGGAGTATTTGCCTCAATTGCAGGCACTTTTCAGTTATTACCATCAATAGACAGGCAAAGAATTAAAGGTGTTATTATAAACAAATTCCGGGGAAATCTTGATATTTTAATGCCTGGAATCCGACAGATTGAAGAAATCATTGGGGTGCCAGTGTTAGGTGTTTTGCCATATGACCCTGGTCTGAAACTTCCTGAAGAAGATTCAGCTTCACTTTCCGAACGTAAATATCGTGGGAAGGGTGAAATTGAGGTGGGAGTGATGAGGCTGCCACGTATTTCCAATTTCACAGATATTGACCCCTTGGAATTTGAAAAAAATGTGGGTGTGAAACTAATTGAAATCGGGGATGAAATTGGAAATATAGATGCGCTTATAATCCCTGGAACTCGCAACAGCATTAGTGACATGGCAGCCCTAGAAAAAGTTGGTTTTAATGAAGAAATACAAGAACTTGCCAAGGAAATACCAGTTATTGGAATTTGTGGGGGGTATCAAATGCTTGGAAAAAAGATCATTGACAAATCCCTTAAAGAATCAAATATTGGTAGTATAGATGGCATGGGAATTTTGGATATGAAAACCAGCTTTGGAGAATTTGACAAGGTCATTAACCAGAGTCAGGGCACTCTTATTGGGAATGGAATATTTAAAGACATTAAAGGTGAATTAGTGGAGGGTTATGAACTACACGAAGGCGTTTCCCAATTGGGAAAATCAAAACCATTTCTGAAAGTTATGAAAGGTTGTGGGAACTATCCTGAATCAGGTTTTGACGGTGCTCAGGAAGGTTTAACTGTAGGTACTTATTTCCATGGAATTTTTCATAATTTTGTTTTCCGCAGAGCATTCACTGATTATTTAAGGAAGGCTTCTGGTCTTGAAACATTAGGATATGACCATGATGAATTTGCAGAGTTAAAAAAGTTTTCTATTCAACGATTATCAGACTTGGTGGAAAATAATCTTGATATGCAGCTTCTAGAAGAAGTTATTCATTTTGATATCTAA